In Silene latifolia isolate original U9 population chromosome 3, ASM4854445v1, whole genome shotgun sequence, a single window of DNA contains:
- the LOC141648780 gene encoding uncharacterized protein LOC141648780 has product MVVVDRFSKMANFIAYKKTVDDVSVAELYFSNIVMLHIVSKTIVSDRYVKFMSYFWKTIWKLLNTGLAPSSTTGHNVFKVVYRVNLFMPLDLSSVPKEELKYDANKRVDQMLKLPEAVKRIVKANEMKERFLAKKKSKLMPRAEGPFEVIEKVAPNAYKIDLPGDYSVHGTFNIGDLSPYYSESDD; this is encoded by the exons ATGGTTGTGGTTGACAGGTTTAGCAAGATGGCTAACTTCATAGCATATAAGAAGACGGTGGATGATGTGAGTGTTGCTGAACTCTATTTCAGTAATATTGTCATGTTACATATAGTCTCCAAGACCATAGTGTCAGATAGATATGTCAAGTTCATGAGCTACTTCTGGAAGACAATATGGAAGCTACTTAATACCGGATT AGCTCCATCATCTACAACTGGTCACAATGTATTTAAAGTGGTCTATAGGGTCAATCTTTTTATGCCCTTGGATCTTTCAAGTGTCCCTAAAGAAGAGTTGAAATATGATGCTAATAAAAGGGTTGATCAAATGTTGAAGCTCCCTGAAGCTGTCAAAAGAATTGTGAAGGCAAATGAAAT GAAGGAGCGATTCCTAGCTAAAAAAAAGAGCAAGTTGATGCCAAGAGCTGAGGGTCCATTTGAGGTCATTGAGAAGGTTGCTCCAAATGCTTACAAGATTGATCTTCCTGGTGATTATAGTGTACATGGAACATTTAATATAGGAGATCTGAGTCCTTATTACAGTGAGTCTGATGATTAA
- the LOC141648779 gene encoding uncharacterized protein LOC141648779, producing the protein MVVVDRFSKMANFIAYKKTVDDVSVPELYFSNIVMLHVVSKTIVSDRYVKAPSSTTGHSVYKVVYRVNPFMPLDLSSVPKEELNYDANKRVEQMLKLPEAVKRIVKANEMKERFLAKKKSKLMPRAEGPFEVIEKVAPNAYKIDLPGDYDVHGTFNIGYLSPYYSESDD; encoded by the exons ATGGTTGTGGTTGACAGGTTTAGCAAGATGGCTAACTTCATAGCGTATAAGAAGACGGTGGATGATGTGAGTGTTCCTGAACTCTATTTCAGTAATATTGTCATGTTACATGTAGTCTCCAAGACCATAGTGTCAGATAGATATGTCAA AGCTCCATCATCTACAACTGGTCACAGTGTATATAAAGTGGTCTATAGGGTCAATCCTTTTATGCCCTTGGATCTTTCAAGTGTCCCTAAAGAAGAGTTGAACTATGATGCTAATAAAAGGGTTGAGCAAATGTTGAAGCTCCCTGAAGCTGTCAAAAGAATTGTGAAGGCAAATGAAAT GAAGGAGCGATTCCTAGCTAAAAAAAAGAGCAAGTTGATGCCAAGAGCTGAGGGTCCATTTGAGGTCATTGAGAAGGTTGCTCCAAATGCTTACAAGATTGATCTTCCTGGTGATTATGATGTACATGGAACATTTAATATAGGATATCTGAGTCCTTATTACAGTGAGTCTGATGATTAA